The genomic window CACCCGGAAGACCAGCTCCTCCGGCAGCTCGGCCGGCGATCGCCAGAGCGCCCAGCCGACGCCCGGGTAGACCAGGCCGTACTTGTGCCCGGACGTGTTGATCGAGGACACCCGGGGGAGCCGGAAGTCCCACACCAGGTCCTTGTCCAGGAACGGGGCCACCATCGCCCCGGACGCGCCGTCCACATGGACGGGGATGTCGAGCCCCGTGCGCTCCTGGAGGTCGTCCAGCGCGGCGCAGAGATCGGCGATCGGCTCGTAGGAACCGTCGAACGTCGAGCCGAGGATCCCGACCACGCCGATGGTGTTCTCGTCGCACAGCTCGGCAGCGGCCTGCGGGTCCAGGTGGAACCGCTCACCGTCCATGGGGACCTGGCGGGCCTCGACCTCCCAGAACGTGCAGAACTTCTCCCAGCACACCTGGACGTTGACGCCCATGACCAGGTTGGGCCGGGCCGACGCCGGATAGCGGTCGGAGTTCCTGCTGGACCAGCGCCGCTTGAGCGCCAGCCCGGCCAGCATGCAGGCCTCGCTGGAGCCCGTGGTCGAGCACCCCACCGTCGTCATCGGATCGGGTGCGTTCCAGAGATCGGCGAGCATCGCCACGCAGCGCCGTTCCAGCACGGCGGTACGCGGGTACTCGTCCTTGTCGATCATGTTCTTGTCGCGGCACTCGCTCATCAGCACGCCGGCCTGGGGCTCCATCCAGGTGGTGACGAACGTGGCGAGGTTGAGCCGTGAGTTCCCGTCGAGCATCAGCTCGTCGTGGACGAGCCGGTAAGCCGTCAGCGGGGGAAGCGGCCCGTCCGGGAGCTGGTGGGTCGGAGGCGCCGCGACCATCTCCGCGGTCGGATCGGCCTCCCCGAAGAACGGGTTGAGGGCCAGTCTGCGGTGCTCCTCGGAGGGCGCCGCCTTGCTGTGCGAACCCTGGTGCAGTGGCATCGGTGAGTCGTCCCCTTCAGTTCTCTGCCGCGAGTCCGGCCTTGATGGCCCGGGTGAACTTCACGACGCGTTCCGCCTGGACGCGCGCGGCGGTCAGCGTCTGCTCGCCGACCGGGATGTCGCCCTGACCGGCCACGTGGGACGTGCCGTACGGGTTGCCGTCGGCGAACTTCGACGCGTCGGTGTAGCCGGGCGGGACGAGGATGCCGCCGAAGTGGTGAATCGTGTTGTACAGCGCCAGCAGGGTCGACTCCTGCCCGCCGTGGGCCGTGGCGCTGGCCGTGAAGCCGCTGTAGACCTTGTCCGCCAGCTTCCCCGCCTGCCAGAGGCCGCCCAGCGTGTCCAGGAACTGCTTGAGCTGGGCGGCGACGTTGCCGTACCTGGTCGGTGAACCGAAGATCACCGCGTCCGCCCAGACCATGTCGTCCGGCGACACCTCGCGGACGCCGGCGGTCGCCGTCGCATGAGCGGCCCAGGCCGGGTTCGCGTCGATGGCGGCCTGCGGGGCGAGCTCTGCGGTCTTGCGCAGCCGTACCTGGGCGCCGGCGTTCTCGGCGTACTTCGCGAGGGCGTCGGCGATGGCCGAGACGGTGCCGGTGGCGGAGTAGTAGACGACGGCGACGTTGACGGACGGGGGCATGCGGAAAACCTCCGGTGAGGGGGCGCGGCCGTACCGCGGGGGCGAGGACGGTGTCAGATCCTGTTGATCACGGCCGCCGTTCCGTAGGCGCAGACCTCGGTGCCCACGTCCGCCGCCTCGCTCACGTCGAACCGCATCATCAGCACCGCGTTCGCGCCACGCGTCCTGGCCTGCTCGACGAGCCGCTCCATGGCCTGGTTGCGGGTCTCGACGAGGGTCTTCGTCAGCCCCTTGAGCTCGCCGCCCACCATCGACTTCAGCCCCGCACCGATCTGGCTGCCGAGATGGCGCGAGCGGACCGTGAGCCCGAACACCTCACCGATGACCTCGGTCACCTGATGGCCGGGTACGTCGTTCGTCGTGACGACCAGGACGTCCGCCCTCGGTGTCTGTCCGCCGCCGTAGTCCTCAATGCCCATGGTGTGGCACCTCCTGCGGAAAGCCTCGCCCCCGTTCGAGCCGTGCGCATCCTCGCTTACGCCAGTGGAACCCAGGGGTCCGCCACGGCGTTGATAACTTGGGGCGGCCACGCAGCCGCGCACACCGACCAACTGGAGCCCGGACCCTTGAATACGATTGCGCTCGGCCCGAGCTGGCTGGACCCGGATCACCTGCTCAACACCTTCGGGCTACCGGGCCTCCTGCTCATCGTGTTCGCCGAGTCCGGACTGCTGATCGGGTTCTTCCTGCCCGGTGACTCGCTGCTGTTCACCACGGGCCTCCTGGTGACCACGGGCGACCTGACATACCCGCTGTGGCTGGTCTGCGTGCTGGTCGCGCTGGCGGCGATCATCGGCGACCAGGTCGGTTACCTCTTCGGCCGGAAGGTGGGACCCTCGCTCTTCAAGCGCCCGGACTCCCGCCTCTTCAAGCAGGAGAACGTCGAGAAGGCGCACGAGTTCTTCGAGAAGTACGGACCGAAGTCGCTGGTGCTGGCCCGCTTCGTGCCCATCGTCCGGACGTTCACGCCGATCATCGCCGGTGTGAGCCGGATGAACTACCGCTCGTTCATCACGTTCAACATCATCGGGGGCGTCCTCTGGGGCGTCGGCGTGACGCTGCTCGGCGCCGGCCTCGGCAAGATCGAATTCGTCCACAAGCACATCGAACTGATCCTCATCCTGATCGTTCTGGTCTCCGTGGTGCCGATCCTCATCGAGTTCCTCAGGGCGCGGAGCCGGTCCAAGAAGGAGGCAGCGGCGGGGCAGCGGGACGGCAGCGGCTCCTCGGGCGACGGCCCCTACGGCGACGGTGGTGACGGCTCCCACGCCGATCCGTTCGACGACGGCCGCAACGGCCCCAACGAAGGCGGTCCGCAGGCAGGCGCGTACGGCGGCGGTGCGCCCGGTGGCCGGTACGACGCCGGACAGACGGCCCCGTACGGCAACGGCCGGTACGACGCCGGCCAGGCAGGCCCGTACGACGCCGGCCAGGCAGGCCCGTACGGCAACGGCGGCAACCAGTACGGCGGCGGACAGCAGGACCAGTACGGCTCGGGCCAGTACGGCGGCACCGGCCAGGGCGGCCAGTACGACGGCGGTCACCAGGGTCAGTACGGGGCGCCCCAGCAGGGTCAGTACGGCGCCGCTCCGCAGGGTCAGTACGGGGCGCCCCAGCAGGGTCAGTACGGCGCCGCTCCGCAGGAGTACGGCGCTCCGCAGCAGGACCCCTACGCCGCCGGACAGGGCGGCCAGTACGGCGGGGGCCACCAGGGCCAGTACGGCGCCCCTCAGCAAGGTCAGTACGACAGCGGCCAGGCGTCGCCGTACGGAGGTGGCCAGGGAGCCCCGTACGGCAGCGCCGACGGACGGTACGACGCCGCCGGGCAGCAGCAGTACGGCGGCGGGAACCAGGCGGGCCCGTACGGCGACGGTCAGGCCGATCCCTACGGCGGCCAGGGCGCCGGTCGTCGCGGCGAGCGCCCCGGCGACGTCCAGGAGGACGACGCCGCCCGGTACGGCTGGCAGGAAGGCCGCTGACCCGGAACACGCGCGAACGGCGCCCCGCTCCCTCGCAGGAGCGGGGCGCCGTTGTCTGTCAGAAGCCCCTGGTCCGCTTGGCCGCGCGGCGGGACGGGCCTTCGACCGCACCCGGCACCCGCATGAACAGCCGGGAGATCTCACTTCCCAGATTGACCCCGATGGCGATGGCGAGCGCCGTGGCGACGGCGGTGGACAGCGAGGCGAGCCCCGCGTCGACCTCGTTCTGCGCCACGCCCAGCAGCCCGAAGTACGTCGCCGAACCGGGCAGCAGCGGGCCGATCGCCGCGGTGATGTACGGCAGCGACGAGGTGTACCGGTAGCGGGAGAAAAGCTGGCCGAACAGGCCCACCAGACCCGCGGCGACGGCTGTCGCCGCCACCGGTGAGATGCCACCGGTGCGGGCCATCGCCCCGTAGATGATCCAGGCGACGCCCCCGTTGAGGGTCACGGCGAGGACCGTGGAACGTTCCTGCTGGAGCAGGATCGCGAAGGCCAGGGTGAGGGTCATCGAGGCGAGGATCTGGAGCACGGGCCGGTCGTTGGGCACGAACCGTGCTTCCGGGTTCAGCTGGGCGCCGAGCTGTACGCCCAGGTAGAGCATCAGCAGCACGCCCGCCACGATGCCGATGAAGAAGTACATGACCTCCAGGAGCCGGGCCCCCGCGGTGAGGTAGTAGCCGGTCAGGCCGTCCTGCACGCCGGCGACGAGGGCCCGCCCCGGCAGCAGCGCGAAGAGACCACCGGTGATCACCGCGGACGGCCGGATGTCCGTCGAATGGGTGAGGGTCAGCAGGATGCCCATCGCCGCCGGGGGCATGGCCGCCGCCGTGAACTGGTAGAACTCCGGCAGTCCGCGCCCCGCGCAGAGCCAGGCCAGCCGGTCGCCGAGCATCGCGCCGGCCGCTGCCACGACGAAGACCAGAACGCCGCCGCCGACCAGTACCGATGCCGAACCGGCGAGGACACCGGCGGCGGCGGTCAGGACCCAGCCCGGGTAGGGGTGGCGGTTGCGCCGGATCTCGGCGAGGCGGCGGTAGGCCTCCTCCAGCGAGACCTCGACGTGCTCCGCCGTCGTGATGTCGTCGATCAGCTGGAACACCGCGGCCAGCCGGGTGTAGTCGGTGCCCCGGCGGCGTACCGTCCGGCTCGCGGTCACGGGGTCGTCGACCAGCGACGGCTGGTGCGAGATCGACAGCAGGGTGAAGGTGACGGTCGGCTCGCAGCGGTCGAGCCCGTAGGAGCGCGACACCGCGAACATGGCGGCCTCCACGTCCTCGGCCCCCTCGCCACCGGCGAGCAGCAACTCCCCGATACGGAGCGTCAGGTCGAGCACGCGCGGTACGGCGGGACCCGAGTCGTCGGTCTTCTGCACCATCTCGGGAGCCGGACGGTCGAAGACCGGCATCCGCAGCATCGTGCGCATCCGGTCCTGCCAGGGGGCCTCCTTGGTCAGCCGGACCATCGGAATGCCGTGCGCGGGGGTGAAGGCGGGCTGCTGCTGCGCGTTGTACCCGCTCGGCGGAACGAACGCGGACGACAGCGAGTCGGACGCCGAACCTCCCGCGGCCCCCGAAGCGGAACCTTGACCCGATCCCGAGGACGCCGAGGGATCGGTGTGCAGACCCGCTGGAAGGGCGAATTCCGACGTGGGGTGGTCGTCCTCCTGCGGGGCCGCCGGCTGCTCCATACCGGCCGGTGGGACGAAGGCGCTGCGTGCCTCGTCGGACTGGGGCTTCTGGTCCTCGGGACCGCCCTGTTCCGCCACCACTCGACCTCGTTCCTTCTCGACCGCCCGTCCTGGGAGCGCTTCTGCCCAGTATGTGCACGGACATGGGCCGTCACGCGCGACGGGCGGCACACCGGTGAAGTGTGCCGCCCGTCGGTAGTGCGGTCAGCGGGCCTGATCGGCCCCGAGCTCCGCGATCCCTGCCGTCCCGCCGGTAAGCGGAACCGGAAGGATCACGTCAGTGCGCGCCGCCCTGCGCCTCGAGACGCTTGTAGGAGGCCTCGATCTCGGCCTCGGCCTCGGTGCGGCCGACCCAGTCGGCGCCCTCGACGGACTTGCCCGGCTCCAGGTCCTTGTAGACCTCGAAGAAGTGCTGGATCTCCAGGCGGTCGAACTCCGACACGTGGTGGATGTCCCGGAGGTGCTCCACCCGGGGGTCGGACGCGGGGACGCACAGCAGCTTGTCGTCGCCGCCCGCCTCGTCGGTCATCCGGAACATGCCGATGGCACGGCACTTGATGAGGCATCCGGGGAAGGTCGGCTCGTCCAGGATGACCAGCGCGTCCAGCGGGTCGCCGTCCTCGCCGAGGGTGTTCTCGACGAAGCCGTAGTCGGCCGGGTAGCTGGTCGAGGTGAAGAGTCGACGGTCCAGGCGGATCCGACCGG from Streptomyces sp. NBC_01341 includes these protein-coding regions:
- a CDS encoding inorganic diphosphatase, with the translated sequence MEFDVTIEIPKGSRNKYEVDHETGRIRLDRRLFTSTSYPADYGFVENTLGEDGDPLDALVILDEPTFPGCLIKCRAIGMFRMTDEAGGDDKLLCVPASDPRVEHLRDIHHVSEFDRLEIQHFFEVYKDLEPGKSVEGADWVGRTEAEAEIEASYKRLEAQGGAH
- a CDS encoding YbjQ family protein, whose translation is MGIEDYGGGQTPRADVLVVTTNDVPGHQVTEVIGEVFGLTVRSRHLGSQIGAGLKSMVGGELKGLTKTLVETRNQAMERLVEQARTRGANAVLMMRFDVSEAADVGTEVCAYGTAAVINRI
- a CDS encoding threonine/serine ThrE exporter family protein; amino-acid sequence: MVAEQGGPEDQKPQSDEARSAFVPPAGMEQPAAPQEDDHPTSEFALPAGLHTDPSASSGSGQGSASGAAGGSASDSLSSAFVPPSGYNAQQQPAFTPAHGIPMVRLTKEAPWQDRMRTMLRMPVFDRPAPEMVQKTDDSGPAVPRVLDLTLRIGELLLAGGEGAEDVEAAMFAVSRSYGLDRCEPTVTFTLLSISHQPSLVDDPVTASRTVRRRGTDYTRLAAVFQLIDDITTAEHVEVSLEEAYRRLAEIRRNRHPYPGWVLTAAAGVLAGSASVLVGGGVLVFVVAAAGAMLGDRLAWLCAGRGLPEFYQFTAAAMPPAAMGILLTLTHSTDIRPSAVITGGLFALLPGRALVAGVQDGLTGYYLTAGARLLEVMYFFIGIVAGVLLMLYLGVQLGAQLNPEARFVPNDRPVLQILASMTLTLAFAILLQQERSTVLAVTLNGGVAWIIYGAMARTGGISPVAATAVAAGLVGLFGQLFSRYRYTSSLPYITAAIGPLLPGSATYFGLLGVAQNEVDAGLASLSTAVATALAIAIGVNLGSEISRLFMRVPGAVEGPSRRAAKRTRGF
- the wrbA gene encoding NAD(P)H:quinone oxidoreductase translates to MPPSVNVAVVYYSATGTVSAIADALAKYAENAGAQVRLRKTAELAPQAAIDANPAWAAHATATAGVREVSPDDMVWADAVIFGSPTRYGNVAAQLKQFLDTLGGLWQAGKLADKVYSGFTASATAHGGQESTLLALYNTIHHFGGILVPPGYTDASKFADGNPYGTSHVAGQGDIPVGEQTLTAARVQAERVVKFTRAIKAGLAAEN
- a CDS encoding glutamate decarboxylase, with translation MPLHQGSHSKAAPSEEHRRLALNPFFGEADPTAEMVAAPPTHQLPDGPLPPLTAYRLVHDELMLDGNSRLNLATFVTTWMEPQAGVLMSECRDKNMIDKDEYPRTAVLERRCVAMLADLWNAPDPMTTVGCSTTGSSEACMLAGLALKRRWSSRNSDRYPASARPNLVMGVNVQVCWEKFCTFWEVEARQVPMDGERFHLDPQAAAELCDENTIGVVGILGSTFDGSYEPIADLCAALDDLQERTGLDIPVHVDGASGAMVAPFLDKDLVWDFRLPRVSSINTSGHKYGLVYPGVGWALWRSPAELPEELVFRVNYLGGDMPTFALNFSRPGAQVVAQYYTFLRLGREGFRAVQQASRDIAMRLAEGFEALGDFRLLTRGDELPVFAMTTKPEITAYDVFDVSRRLRERGWLVPAYTFPANRQDLSVLRVVCRNGFSSDLAELLLDDLRSLLPELRAQSHPLQRDKAAQTAFHH
- a CDS encoding DedA family protein; the protein is MNTIALGPSWLDPDHLLNTFGLPGLLLIVFAESGLLIGFFLPGDSLLFTTGLLVTTGDLTYPLWLVCVLVALAAIIGDQVGYLFGRKVGPSLFKRPDSRLFKQENVEKAHEFFEKYGPKSLVLARFVPIVRTFTPIIAGVSRMNYRSFITFNIIGGVLWGVGVTLLGAGLGKIEFVHKHIELILILIVLVSVVPILIEFLRARSRSKKEAAAGQRDGSGSSGDGPYGDGGDGSHADPFDDGRNGPNEGGPQAGAYGGGAPGGRYDAGQTAPYGNGRYDAGQAGPYDAGQAGPYGNGGNQYGGGQQDQYGSGQYGGTGQGGQYDGGHQGQYGAPQQGQYGAAPQGQYGAPQQGQYGAAPQEYGAPQQDPYAAGQGGQYGGGHQGQYGAPQQGQYDSGQASPYGGGQGAPYGSADGRYDAAGQQQYGGGNQAGPYGDGQADPYGGQGAGRRGERPGDVQEDDAARYGWQEGR